In the Lepidochelys kempii isolate rLepKem1 chromosome 3, rLepKem1.hap2, whole genome shotgun sequence genome, one interval contains:
- the SERAC1 gene encoding protein SERAC1 isoform X5 produces the protein MKFLQWAPGAILAITGRMSLAAYCVFCCRRIGTSGPITKSDLLWKDIRKISKLTGSLILGGFVFITYEVLALKKLLTLDTHVVQQEKLKSYIYVHTVSLDPSECQGILYKARKELHKVVRKILETEAKILRRPFDEHFSTFTEDNECALWVLLKRSQSEDRTIRLQAVQQLAESGHWHDYQYRTVAQACDQKTLIGLARSKDIDLRFFLPPPHLPKVKDDYAIEDELRLLLVSLPQTDLEQCVQYFTSLALRESSQTLAAKRGGLWCFGGNGLPYCETLSKVPSETVELFCLQALVQHSKVSTHCDKIEANGGLQLLQRIYQLRNDSAKIQRNIIRIIGNMALDEHLHSSIVRAGWVSILAEAMKSPHVIQSSHASRALANLDRETVQEKYPDGVYVLHPQYRSSQPIKADVLFIHGLLGAAFKTWRQQDINQPLDVKASEGEEIYSECWPKTWLASDCPSLRIVSVEYDTHLSDWKTKCPIEDHRKSIAYRSNELLNKLRAAGVGDRPLVWVSHSMGGLLVKKMLVDASKNPEMDKIVNNTRGIIFYSVPHHGSQLAEYSMNAKYLLFPSVEVKELSTVFLFLLQILLPLKN, from the exons AATGTCGTTGGCTGCTTATTGTGTATTTTGCTGCAGAAGAATAGGAACTTCTGGTCCAATCACAAAAAGTGATCTGCTGTGGAAAGATATCA gaaaaatttcaaaattaactGGATCACTTATTCTCGG aGGTTTCGTATTTATTACATATGAAGTTCTGGCCCTAAAGAAGTTACTGACACTTGATACTCACGTTGTACAGCAAGAGAAACTGAAGTCCTATATTTATGTACATACAGTTTCTTTAGATCCCAGTGAATGTCAAG GAATCCTATACAAGGCAAGAAAAGAACTTCATAAAGTAGTGAGGAAAATActagaaactgaagctaaaaTTCTCCGGAGACCTTTTGATG aacaTTTTagtacatttacagaagataatgaaTGTGCCTTGTGGGTCCTCTTGAAGAGAAGTCAATCAGAAGACAGAACCATTCGACTGCAGGCGgtgcagcagctggcagagagtgGTCACTGGCATG ATTATCAATATAGGACGGTTGCCCAAGCCTGTGATCAGAAGACTCTGATTGGTTTGGCCCGATCCAAGGATATTGATCTTCGTTTTTTTCTGCCACCACCTCACTTACCAAAAGTAAAAGAT GATTATGCTATCGAAGATGAGCTCCGATTGTTATTGGTATCTTTACCTCAGACTGATCTTGAGCAGTGTGTCCAGTACTTCACATCTCTGGCTTTAAGAGAAAGCAGTCAGACTCTAGCTGCAAAAAGG GGGGGCTTGTGGTGTTTTGGAGGAAATGGGCTTCCTTATTGCGAGACTTTGAGTAAAGTCCCTTCAGAGACAGTAGAACTCTTCTGTTTACAAGCTTTAGTGCAACATTCCAAG GTTTCTACTCATTGTGATAAAATTGAAGCAAATGGAGGCCTGCAGCTACTACAGAGGATATACCAGCTTCGTAACGATTCTGCGAAAATACAAAGGAACATAATTCGCATCATTGGCAATATGGCTTTGGATGAACATCTTCATTCATCCATAGTACGTGCAG gtTGGGTTTCCATACTAGCTGAAGCAATGAAGTCTCCTCATGTCATTCAGTCTTCACATGCATCCAGAGCCCTGGCTAATCTGGACAGAGAGACAGTGCAGGAAAAGTATCCAGATGGCGTATATGTTTTACATCCACAGTACCGTAGCAG TCAGCCCATTAAAGCAGACGTCCTTTTTATTCATGGTCTTTTGGGAGCAGCATTTAAAACCTGGCGACAACAAGACATTAATCAGCCTTTGGATGTAAAGGCTTCTGAAGGGGAAGAGATTTACAGTGAATGCTGGCCAAAG aCATGGCTAGCCTCAGACTGTCCTTCGCTTAGAATTGTATCTGTGGAGTATGACACCCACCTGAGTGACTGGAAAACAAAGTGCCCTATTGAGGACCACAG GAAATCTATTGCTTATAGGAGCAATGAGCTTCTTAACAAGCTTAGAGCTGCTGGTGTTGGAGACAGACCTCTGGTATGGGTATCACATAGCATGGGGG GTCTTCTAGTTAAAAAGATGTTGGTGGATGCTTCCAAGAACCCAGAAATGGATAAAATTGTAAACAACACCCGAGGAATCATATTTTACAGTGTACCTCACCATGGCTCCCAGCTGGCTGAATACTCAATGAATGCTAAATatcttctctttccttctgtgGAGGTTAAGGAACTCAGCACAG